A stretch of Endozoicomonas sp. SCSIO W0465 DNA encodes these proteins:
- a CDS encoding transposase: MAIFSQQFPEGIVYQGLWPIFIAEQSVTRKEPLFKRLTEFKAETLRFMSDFTIPFDNNGSERDVRMAKLKQKISGCFRSADGGSMFARIRSYLSSARKQGMDIYQSLHRAVRNYCNMPLLSAE; encoded by the coding sequence TTGGCAATATTTAGCCAGCAGTTTCCTGAAGGCATTGTATATCAAGGCCTTTGGCCAATTTTCATTGCAGAGCAGTCTGTAACCCGAAAAGAGCCTCTCTTCAAACGACTCACTGAGTTCAAGGCTGAGACACTGCGCTTCATGTCAGATTTTACCATTCCCTTCGATAACAATGGCAGTGAGCGGGATGTTCGAATGGCCAAGTTAAAGCAGAAAATCTCAGGCTGCTTCAGGAGTGCAGACGGTGGTTCTATGTTTGCACGGATTCGCAGCTATTTGTCGTCTGCCAGAAAACAGGGAATGGACATATATCAATCACTTCATAGAGCTGTTCGGAATTACTGTAATATGCCTTTGCTCAGTGCTGAATAG
- a CDS encoding IS66 family transposase: MIPELPATMSAEILLKENAELRMRVACLEERCRELEEKVGKNSQNSSKPPSSDGYQKPCKNSNSPDHSDDLSADKGTDPSDEKPNPKSLRQSSGNKAGGKKGHQGTCLKQVDIPDYIEYLPVKECNKCQASLLDSEPVKYIERQVFEPGRPGEFEVTAHRAEVKICTCGCRNQAEFPEGVTAAAQYGSATQAMAVYLNQYHFLPFKRVSEYFNTLYKMSVSAGTVANFVARTYENLASTEEVIRDALRESSVAGADETGMRAEGSLHWLHVMRDEQWTLYYLSEKRGREAMDTMGILLTFAGVLVHDHWKSYFAYAATHVLCNAHHLRELLGVVDRDSNQLALRLMKLLRLSWHYCKGFKTIGMLQMPSVVCERIEKIYDRLLQRALMKEVVYMEKQREELKRKKVKNTKAYNLFKRLTEFKAETLRFMSDFTIPFDNNGSERDVRMAKLKQKISGCFRSADGGSMFARIRSYLSSARKQGMDIYQSLHRAVRNYCNMPLLSAE; encoded by the coding sequence ATGATTCCAGAACTACCCGCAACTATGTCGGCTGAGATTCTCTTGAAAGAGAATGCAGAGCTGCGGATGAGAGTTGCCTGTCTGGAAGAGCGATGTCGAGAATTGGAAGAAAAGGTTGGCAAGAACAGTCAAAACAGCAGCAAGCCGCCATCGTCTGATGGTTATCAAAAACCTTGTAAAAACAGTAATTCTCCAGATCATTCTGACGACCTTTCCGCAGATAAAGGTACCGATCCATCGGATGAAAAACCCAATCCTAAAAGTCTGAGACAGTCTTCTGGTAATAAAGCCGGTGGAAAGAAAGGGCATCAGGGCACTTGTCTTAAACAGGTCGATATCCCTGACTATATTGAGTACCTTCCGGTTAAAGAATGCAATAAATGTCAGGCGTCTCTTCTTGATAGTGAGCCGGTCAAATATATTGAACGACAGGTGTTTGAACCAGGGAGACCGGGTGAATTTGAAGTAACGGCCCATAGAGCTGAAGTAAAAATCTGCACTTGTGGTTGTCGGAATCAGGCTGAATTCCCGGAAGGTGTTACCGCTGCCGCACAATATGGCTCAGCCACACAGGCTATGGCCGTCTATCTTAACCAATACCATTTCCTGCCTTTTAAGCGCGTGTCAGAGTATTTTAATACTCTCTATAAAATGAGTGTAAGTGCAGGCACTGTCGCCAATTTTGTGGCCAGAACCTATGAAAATCTGGCTTCTACTGAAGAGGTTATTCGTGACGCCTTGCGGGAATCGTCTGTTGCCGGAGCCGATGAAACGGGTATGCGGGCCGAGGGCTCTTTGCACTGGCTACACGTTATGCGGGATGAACAATGGACGCTCTACTACTTGTCTGAAAAGCGAGGTCGTGAGGCCATGGACACGATGGGCATACTGCTAACATTTGCAGGCGTTCTGGTTCATGATCATTGGAAATCCTATTTTGCATATGCGGCAACTCACGTACTTTGCAATGCCCATCACCTGAGGGAGCTTTTGGGTGTTGTTGATAGGGACAGCAATCAACTGGCGTTGCGATTGATGAAGCTACTGAGGCTTTCCTGGCATTACTGCAAGGGCTTTAAGACCATAGGTATGCTACAGATGCCAAGTGTTGTCTGTGAACGAATCGAGAAGATTTATGACCGGTTGCTTCAGCGGGCTCTAATGAAAGAAGTCGTCTATATGGAGAAGCAACGAGAGGAGCTTAAGCGCAAGAAAGTCAAGAATACTAAAGCTTACAATCTCTTCAAACGACTCACTGAGTTCAAGGCTGAGACACTGCGCTTCATGTCAGATTTTACCATTCCCTTCGATAACAATGGCAGTGAGCGGGATGTTCGAATGGCCAAGTTAAAGCAGAAAATCTCAGGCTGCTTCAGGAGTGCAGACGGTGGTTCTATGTTTGCACGGATTCGCAGCTATTTGTCGTCTGCCAGAAAACAGGGAATGGACATATATCAATCACTTCATAGAGCTGTTCGGAATTACTGTAATATGCCTTTGCTCAGTGCTGAATAG